The genome window TCCTCCCTCGCGGTGACTAACCACCACCTGGACTGCACCGACCAGCTGGACATCTCCACCTGCGCCACCGAGGACGTCGAGATCCCCGAGCAGCCGCAGCGCATCGTCTCCACCGCGGTCGGCCTCACCGGCACCCTGCTCGCCGTGGATGCACCGGTCATTGCCACCGGTGGTGCGACGACCGGGTCCACCGCGGACAATGAGGAGGGATTCTTCAACCAGTGGGCGGATGAGGCCCGCGACAAGGGTGTGGAGAGCCTCTGGCAGCTCAGTCCGGACCTGGAGACGCTGGTCAACACCGACCCGGACCTCATCCTCGTCGCCGCGAACGGCCAGGATTCGGCGGTGACCGCTATCGAGAAGATCCAGGCCATCGGCGTCCCTGTCGTCGTCATCGACTACGTGAACATGGACTGGACGGATCTCACCACCCAGATCGGCGAGATGACCGGACGCGAAGCGGACGCCGCTGCCCGCATCGAGGAGTTCAACCAGCGCGTCGAGGAGGTGAAGGCGAACATCGCCGACCCGGAGCAGCCGGTCAGCCTGGTGCTGCCCAGTGCCGACAAGTCCGGCAACGCCAACTACATGACCGCTGAATCACCGCAGGGCCGGGTCGCCGCCCAGCTCGGCTGGGAGCTCACCGTGCCCGATGACGTGGCGCGCACGGACGGCCCCTTCGCCGGACGCACCGACGTCAAGCAGGTCACCGCGGAGAACCAGGACAAGGCCTTCACCGGGCACACCGTGCTCGCCATCGACTCCGGTATCGGTGAGGATCCGGCGGAGTACCTGAAGAACCTGCCGATCCTCGCCGACACCTACGCGGTGCAGAACGACCGAGTCTTCTCCATGCCTCCGGAACTGTTCCGGATGGACTACTACTCCGCGATGATGATGCTCAACCGCATCGACGAACTCTTCGTGGCATAGCGTTCCAACACATTTCCCTTCCACTGAGGATAGGTTTCCTTTACTCTTGGTCGGCAGGGCCGCCGGACCCCGTGGCCCACTGATCCGTTTCTTCCGCTCAAGAGACCAGGAATGCTATGTCCCGAACGACGCTGTCCCGATTTTCCCTTGCCCGCCGCTCACGCACCCTCGCCGTCGCCGCGACCGCCGTGGCACTGACCCTGGGTCTCGCGGCCTGCTCCGACGACGATGACGCCACCACCGCAGCGTCCTCCGACGCCACCGGGTCGGGCGCCGACTCGGAGGCGACGCAGGGCACCTGGCCCCGCGAGGTCGACTCGCTCACCGTGGACAACGGTGAAGTCACCGGAGAGACCGAGAAGGTCGAGATCCCGGAACAACCGGAGCGGATCGTCTCCACATCGGTCACCCTCACCGGGTCCCTGCTCTCGGTGGATGCCCCGGTCATCGCGTCCGGCGGGGCGAAGGTCGGCCCCACCTCCGACGACAAGGGCTTCTTCACGCAG of Corynebacterium terpenotabidum Y-11 contains these proteins:
- the fepB gene encoding Fe2+-enterobactin ABC transporter substrate-binding protein, which encodes MSRSSLRRRVFGAVTALTLAGGLAACSSDDDSASTGSSGDGSWPRTVSSLAVTNHHLDCTDQLDISTCATEDVEIPEQPQRIVSTAVGLTGTLLAVDAPVIATGGATTGSTADNEEGFFNQWADEARDKGVESLWQLSPDLETLVNTDPDLILVAANGQDSAVTAIEKIQAIGVPVVVIDYVNMDWTDLTTQIGEMTGREADAAARIEEFNQRVEEVKANIADPEQPVSLVLPSADKSGNANYMTAESPQGRVAAQLGWELTVPDDVARTDGPFAGRTDVKQVTAENQDKAFTGHTVLAIDSGIGEDPAEYLKNLPILADTYAVQNDRVFSMPPELFRMDYYSAMMMLNRIDELFVA